TCGATCGCATGCTAGTGTATGTGACAACACTAGCAGATTCTTCATGATGATCAATGATACCATGCGAAAGCGAGGAAGATTACCATGTACTGGAATATCCCCAGCGAATGTCACCGTGCTAGAGTGGGACAATCATCAAGAGGAATCGCTGTTGCCTGCTggtttggatgctctcctagtatcagaaatcgatagACATCGCGTTTCTGTAGAATTCGATTGCACCGAGATGGAAGATTCCGTACGGAAAGAGATGCCGGGATCTTCCCGCCTGTTCTGTCACACTAACACTATCGATCGCATGCTAGTGTATGTGACAACACTAGCAGATCCTTCATGATGATCAATGATACCATGCGAAAGCGAGTAAGATTATCATGTACTGGAATATCCCCAGCGAATGTCACCGTGCTAGAGTGGGACAATCATCAAGAGGAATCGCTGTTGCCTGCTagtttggatgctctcctagtatcagaaatcgatagACATCGCGTTTCTGTAGAATTCGATTGCACCGAGATGGAAGATTCCGTACGGAAAGAGATGCCGGGATCTTCCCTCCTCTTCTGTCACACTAACACTATCGATCGCATGCTAGTGTATGTGACATTGCAACACAACACTAGCAGATTCTTCATGATGATCAATGATACCATGCGAAAGCGAGGAAGATTACCATGTACTGGAATATCCCCAGCGAATGTCACCGTGCTCGAGTGGGACAATCATCAAGAGGAATCGCTGTTGCCTGCTggtttggatgctctcctagtatcagaaatcgatagACATCGCGTTTCTGTAGAATTCGATTGCACCGAGATGGAAGATTCCGTACGGAAAGAGATGAAGGGATCTTCCCACCTCTTTTCTCTCTAACACTATCGACCGCATGCTAGCGTAAGTGACGTTTCTCTATGATGATGACAATGATACCATGCGAAAGCGAGTAAGAtgtatgaattatttaatttcccaCACGAATGCCATCTTGTCACAGCTGAGAAAGCTATATATATAGGAAAATATATATTTGAAGTAATACATAACACACTCAagagaggcgaatgaagctgcccagctcaaagtctctataaaaacaataaaaaaaaaaataaaaaataaataaataaataaaaaaaaaataacacactcaATAAAACTGAAATACTTCTCTGAACCAGTTTATTGCAATTAGAGCTCGGCTCTCAGGTAGTTTATGTAAGCCAAAACGAAATTAACGAAACACTCTGGTGAAATGTATTTCAATTAGTTTTGCCGCCTCATGGCTCAACGCTGGTCGTGATCGTGGCTGTACTTGTCTTGTCGTTATCAACTGCCTTGAGAAGATGATGCTTTACCAAACAACGCTAATCCACTGCACGTGGTGCGGCGTGTTGCGCTGACGCCAGTGAGAGATCTGGGCTGGATTATGGAGCGGGAAGTTAGTCTTTCACGGGTGGCGATACAAGACAGAGTCATGCGCGATCTACCGAAACTACGCTTGCCGGATGATGTCGAGTCGGGAGTGTTGCTTACGATAGACGACGGCGGTCGTGTTGACAACAGGCCGATGGCTAACAACTGTAGCCCTTCGATTCTCACACCGGGTTCGAGTAGTTCCCTTCGATCACCATTCCGCTTCGATTCGATGCGATCATCTGGAAGGAGGTGAGATCAGGTTAAGCAACGCCATGTTTAGGTCATTGAGCGGACTTTCTTTCCTAGACCCGGACCACCGTTTTATCGACCAGGTTTCAAGAAGCCTCGCAAGCGGGCAGTTTTCAAGAATGGTTACTGTAATGTGAGCGCGACCAAGGCTCCACATCAGCGACTGCGCTTTCTGCAAGGTATGTTTCACAGTGCAATATACATTTAATTGGTGATAGAGTTTCGTTCCCTGCTGAGTGCAGTACTCGGTGTgcacgcctaaaggtatgcaatgtttaCATATCCGCTTGTCATCAAGGGAATAAtacactttatttatttgaatgtgGATTGATGTGACGTGAAATGCTGCAGATATCTTCACCACCCTGGTTGATGCACAATGGCGTTGGACATTGCTAGTGTTTGCACTCGGATTCGTAGGATCGTGGGTCACATTTGCCGGACTGTACTGGTTGATCTCCTACACTCACGGCGACTTTGAGGAGCATCATTTGCCACCGTTCCAAGGTAAGCTGAGTGGCCCGAACTGACTAGTTCCTTACTCGTACTAAAACCATCGTTCACAGTGGACAACGGCTGGACACCGTGCATTTCCAACCTCTACTCGTTCACGTCGTGCTTTCTGTTTTCCCtcgaaacacaacacacgatCGGGTACGGGTCGCGTGCAATGGAAGAAGAATGCCCGGAAGCGGTGTTCGTGATGACGCTCCAGTCAGTGCACGGTGTCATGGTTCAAGCCTTTCTAGCGGGAATTGTGTTCGCAAAGATGACACGCTCGAAGCGGCGCGCACAGACGCTACTGTTCTCCAAAAACGCCGTCCTTTCCCTGCGAGACGGTGAGCTGTGTCTGATGTTCCGGATTGGTGATATGCGCAAGAGCCACATCATCGGTGCAAACATTCGGGCGCAGCTGATCCGCACGAAGGTGTCGAACGAGCGGGAAGTGATGCCACAGTACCGTACCGAGCTGGAGCTAACTTCGGACGATTGCTCGTCGGACGTGTTTTTCCTTTGGCCTCAGATCGTGGTGCACCGGATCGACGAAAGGTCACCACTGTACGGGTACTCGGCGGAGGATTTTTTGCTTGAGCGGTTCGAAATTGTGGTGGTGCTCGAGGGTACGGTTGAGTCCACCGGCCAAACGACCCAGGCAAGGACGAGTTACGTCAACACGGAAATCCTCTGGGGACAACGGTTCGAGCCGGTGCTGGTGTACAACTCCGACATAGAGAGctatgaaattgatttttccaaGTTCAATGAGACGGTTGTGCAAGACACGCCACGTTGTTCGGCCAAAGAGCTGAAAGAGTGCGGCAAACTTCCACTCAGAGGTAAGTTCTGTCCAGGTGGTGGGGTAGGGGGCACGCATGCAACGAGAGATACATACTCCGGGAGataatttgtgttttgcaGGGCGTTCCTGTGATCCTCTGGTAGGGCCGGCACTGAGGTTGTCCCATGTGGAGTTGCAGAGCGAACGAAACAATCCACATTTTCTATTTCCCGTGTTCGATCGTCGACGGTCCCGTTCATCTACCGAGCTGTAAAAAGTCATCATCGGAATGCCACGATCGAGCGCCGGTGCCTGCGGGTTGAATCGATCACCACGTGATTAAATATCATTTGTATGATTGTATGAAACAATAAACGGTTAGCCACGAGTGTAATTCCGTCGGTAGCCGCGCGTAGTGCTTTACAATGTCGATGGGCACCTGCAAAAGGGCGGGAAAGTTCCAACGGGAGAAGCTGAAGGCGAACTGTATTCGTTTGTTTAGAAAACCAACTGTTGGGAGGTCAAAGAGTGCATAATTAAGCGGAAGAGGCCGGAAGATCCTTGAAACACCGTGCACGTAGACGTCCAGGACCTGCCATTAGCAGTGCCCGAAACAGAACCCACGGCATGTCATTTCCccggtgcaaaaacaaatcgtGACATTGTTGGGCGGGTAGCGGCAGGACAGGgacaacaaacagaaacaaaacagaagaaacaacaaTGCAAACGGGCGCTCCCGGTGATGCTTAATGATCGCTTGCAAATGAAATCGCACAGGGAACCAGTGAGCCAGATTCGCTATAGCCATTCCATCGAATCGAATCTGTGTAATCATCTGCACCATCAATTATAGATAACTACATAAATACAATTTATCCACGGCAGCCAACAAACGCAGATGGACGCGCGTGCAGACGGAGAGTTCCGACAGAATCCGACAGAAAGATCGCTGCGGGGGATGTGAGGATGGAAATTTGCATTTCTAGAACCAATTGCGAAATTGAGTGATAATGCGTGTCGGTTAAAGAGTGCCCGCCCCAAGGCCTTTCGGGTGTGTACGGGAAAGCGAGGGAGAAGACAAACAATCGCGTTCGGTTCGGGTTCGTCTCAATGTTCGtggcaataaataataatgaaaacatttacGTATAGTTCTGCCTTTCGTCCTGTCCGAGCTATGCTGTTCCCGTGCTAACTTGCTGAGTGCGTTTACTCCTGTGTACATCATCATTAGCACGTTTATCGGCGCTTAGTGTGCTAACTTAAAACATCTTTATACAGCGCAACTAGATCAACTAGCGTTATTGCCTAACATGTCTAAGACCTATGACGACGCACGTCAGCAATTTCCTATCACTTTCACCGGGCTCAGCAGCAATCCAGGATCGGGTTCCTGCTGAAGATGCTGCTCCAACGCCTGTTGTAACTgcagctgctggtgctgcgTCTCCTGCTTCACCTTGAGCGGTTTCGGCCGCTTCGTAAGATTCTTCTGATGCAGGTGCGTCTGGTAGTGCTTTTCGAGGTGTGCCTTCTGGCGGAAGCTTTTGCCACAGAGATAGCAGGAGAAGGGTTTTTCGCCCGTGTGCACACGCACGTGCACATTGACCGAGTATTTGTCCTTGAACGCCTTCGAGCAGATCGAGCAGTAGTGTAACGAACGACCCCGCTTCTGGCCACCGTTTCCGCCGGCCGTTGTAGAGTCGCTGCTCGAGCTGCTACTGCTGGAACTACTGCTGGAGCTACTGCTCGAGCTCGTgccattgttgctgttgatttgATTCGATGGCAGCGGATTTAATTCTGCGAGTGGACAGctactgctgttgttgtttgtatcCAGCTTGCCGGCAATCGTAATCGAGCTGGTGGTTGGAGTTGTGAGCGCTGTGGATGACTCCGGAAGCGTCGGAAGCATGGCCTGCTGGTGATGAGTTGTGGAGGAACTATCGGTTACGGAGAAACCGTCGTATAGATACGACGACGGTTCGTTGTAGAGACTGTGGCCCGAAGATTGGAGCGTTATATCGCTACCCGGTCCCATCGAACTTCGATCGCCAAAGCTCGAAAGCTGTATCTCGTTCAGTAATCCTTCCACCGTGTTGTGCAGGCTGATGGCAGTGGCGGGTTGGGCAAGATGATCACCGATCGACGGTGCTGAGGAGGAACCCATCAACGACACGGCgctctgctgttgctgatggtgcGGTTGTACTGAAGGCTTGGCGGTGTAATAATCCGCCAGATCGTAGTTGGCATTGTCGAAGTTGAAGCAATCGACCGCTGACTCGTACGCCGCATTCGGCTCGGTGATGTCGGGTGCAAGTGGCACGGGTGACTCGAGGGCGTTCGTATCGGACCAAACGATCCCGTGTTCTGGCGACTCGTGCAGTACGGTGAGCGTGTAGATCTGTCCATCCGGACCCGGCGCATCTTGAGGTGGATCGCCGGGTGTCGTCGGTGTGGGGCAAGCGGGTTGGCTGTCATACGGTGGCCAATAATGGCTCATCCCACCGACGGACGTGTGCAGCCGTTGGTTCATATCCGAACGCGATGGTCCCCAGATctacaaacgaaaaacgaaggCAATTAGAGATCTAGCGCGTAACAAATCTTCAATGGCAGAAGTAGTTAGTAGCACCGTACGGtagataaattaatattacCCAGCCcagctacacacacacacactaactcCACACTACCTGGCACCATAAACAACCGTCATAGTGCTGGAAGTGCCGATAAATCATGGCTGCTTTATGTTCTGCCCCGGGAATAGGGGCTCCTGCGGTGGCAATGCATCGGTGGCAGTGGTGTCGGCCCACGCAAAGCTATCACGTCGGACAGCGGTTAGTGTGTCTGGCACGCAACAAGTTAAGGAATACTAGACACCCAGCGCGGCCCATAGGTGTGAAGTCTAGGGTAGGATCTAATTTTTACGATCTTGTACGATCGAGCGTGAATGGGATGATGCCTACCTGATCGAATCCTTGCAGGGGTTGCTTGTTTTGCGTGGTTTGGGTGGGGTACAAGAGCACACCCGGCCGTGGACAACTTCCCGGTCCACCGAGCCCATTCCCCAGTGGCTCCCCGGGCAGCTCGTTGTGAGGGAGACTCTTTGTATCGAGACGCAGTCGCTCTTCCAACGttggatggtggtgatggtggtgatggttaCTGTGAACGGTAGCCTCCAGTGGGTCGATCAGTTCCTGCTTGATGGCAGTTCCATCGCTGCCCATCAGACCGAGTGTGGACCTCATTTTGGGATCCGTTAGCATTCTGGTATGCCAAGAGCCGTAGCTGAATGACGGAAGGGAAGAAACAAGAGACAAATGAGTGAAGATTAGTATACGGCTAGGCAAAGAAGTTGGCAAACCCACGAGAGGATACCGATGCGTTGCTGGAAAAACGAAGAGGGAGAaacaaagagagaaagagagacacgCTTAACGGCACTCGACCACATCGAAGCAACGATGTCCACCCGTCCGTCGACGTCCGTCGTCGTTAGTTGGcgtaataaatgttttatacgATGATAATTTACACATCATTTGTTAGATGTCATCTAGCCGTCCTCTTGATGGTGTTTACGATTGTTTATTAgtattttacgttttttttattaatattgtaaACTCTAACTTTCTTCCGTGCCAGGCCCGACATGTGTGCTGTCGTCGGGATGGCCATTTGTGTCTCCGCCTGAGGAGCAATTATTGATCGTAAAACAATGATTACTTCCATTTGAAGCGGACCGACCGTTCGACTGTCAACTTCTGCGATGGCAAAGGTCTCTAGTAGTCCTCGCGTCCCGCAGGGTTGGCCGCATGGGCAGCGAAGAAGGCACGAGTAATTACGGTAGCATAAGGTAGCGGTTTGCTTGTAAATGTCTTCTCCAACGTGACATTCAAATGCGGGAATTAACGTGCCCGGATTGGGTCGGGTCGTTCGCGTGGTGtatgtttaaatgtttaatgttgaCATCTTGATGTTCATTGATGGGATCCCATTCGCGGGAAGCATCAGAATCATATACCCGTACGGTTCAATTAGACGCGAAGGTACTTCAAGATAGAGAAAGCAACGGGTTGCATTTGGTCATGGAAGAACTCTTCACATGAGTGCCAACCACACATCGAAAGTCTGCTTTTTGTTTGGACAGATGCAATACAATCACCGTGGTTGTGTCGTGGTCGAATTTTCGTAGctctaattaaattatattaaattaatccGCACTTCCACATGCTGCTCTAATTACGGGCTTAAAGCATTCCAGTATTTCCGACGATAAACGAAATCGCTCCGAATTGATCTTCCTTGCCAGGCGTCGGTTGGGCCGCAAATCCTTCCCTTTCCGAAAAGTTAACCACTTACTTTATCCGTGCCCCAGAAACGATGCAATCGTCGCGCACAATTTGTTGCACAACCCGCTGAAAGCATCGCAATGGGTTAGTTGAACTTTTTGCTGATTGCCCCATCGATCCTCCCGGGTCCAACCGGGTCCTCTCTGCGCCGCCGCCCGTTAGCCAGTCAGCCAGCCAGCCCCAGAAGATGCCATCAACACGGCCACTGATCTTGTCACTTCGTTAAGCTTTGAATGACACATCCCCATTTCGGTTTGGAGGGCGGTTGCCCGATCGCAAATCCCGGAACCCCGGGTTTGGACCAATCGTTGGAACGCTGCCCCTGGGTGAGCTTAATGAATTTGACGATCGCACATTGATGACTCGATTGCGGATCGGGTCGGGAGGAATTGCATCGAAAAACTGTGCACACCAAACCCGACGAAACCATCTGGACGATGCGCCTCTGCCGGGTTCGGCCAGATTCGCGTGTGTTgcagttgcttttttttcttcctcccagAGATGCAGAGAGATTAATTTTGACGGGCGAGAATAAAAAGGTAATGTTTACTGGTCATTACTGTCAAATGCTTCGGCTTAAAATCGGAGTGTCGGGCGACTGATTTTCGGGGGTCCGTGATGCGGTTCGCggatgtttcgtttttctttctcttcagGCATGGCGTACTTTAAAAATGGACGCATCAGAGCAGGCCGATGAAATgtacttcttttattttcggtCACCCCTTATTTCGTGGCTCCGCCAGATCAACGCAGCAGGCGCGTTTGCTAGTGGGAGTTGTGTTGCAAGGACGTTAACGAATCTCTCGGCTGAGTGCATCGCACGATAAGGGTAAATGTAGAGAGTAATGATAAAGCCAAGCAGAGTTTGgctaaattaaacaaaaatcagGATTTGGTGGTTTGTGGTGGAAATTAACGCGCTTGGATTGAAGAGATTATCCACGCAAATCTCCCTTTTATGAAGCTAAGGTTtcacaaaaacaatcaaccccTGCACCACTGCTCGCCACGAGCGGGATGAACTGATGTTGGGTTGATTTTGGCTGCAGTTAATTTAGTGCCAGGGTAATTCCTAAAAGCGTCGAGCTTCACTTCCCCACCTGCCATATATTAAACCGAACCGCACGACACAATTGCTTTAATGTTTATGTAAAATTAAGCGTCCTCAGTGCCGCTTCGGaatggtgttttgttgcagCAAGCCAATCATCTTATGAGGGGCCACAATAACCACAacagcgaaaaataaaaaacagtgCACAATAAAATGATGCTCCGCGCGAAAGCTTTCTCATCACGACAGGCACACTCGCGTAGAAAAGGCTAGCCGCGTACGAACTCACCGGGTGTACATCGTCACCGTGAGCCGACAGCTTTTGATGGTGATTTCGCGCAGATTGCGCCGATTGCTTGCTCACTCTCACGACAATTATATGAAAATTTCCTCCCATCTACATAATTGTGTCCGGGATTTTATTCCACCTTATCCCAAATGGCGGTGACAACAGCAGGTGTAGGTAGTTTCGTTGCAAATACCGCTACGACTGTCTTTATCGGGGATGGGgctatcgtttatttttttgttgttgtccacTGCCTCGAACTCCGAATGCGGGAAGATGCTAATCGGTTCGGAAAATTAGGCTTACGATGGAGGGACGGTAAATTAACTCTTCTGCCTGAGAGTGGTATCGGATTTGACGCGAAATAATGGAACCGTAGATTTTTGGCAAAGTGACACAAATTGAGACCGTGGTTTTTGAAAACGGGGTCGTTGGGGTTTTGACGTGCACTTAGAGTGACCGTCAGTATAAACATTTACTGAAGAATCGAAAATTGGGGATGATTCAATTAAAGCGAGATAAACATTGCTCGTACCAGATATTCCAGACTTGTAAGAGACAAAATTGAATCTCCTTGAATTTTGAGGATGAGGAATAGTGGGTACAAAATCCAAGTTAATATACTGATAAACTATGTAAATATATtgacaaaaaatacaattaaaagAATATGTTCTCCGTgataaggaaataaaaatacagaaTTTTGATTAAAGTTTCCAACTCCTCGAAGACCAGCAAACCAATTGACTTGACATTTTCATCAGAAATTCTTCACCCTTTTTAGGGGTTTACTTTATTTCCCTTTGGATTTGTGAACAAAGTGGCCAATTTCTGTTCaatatcactttttttttagactTATCTCAACTTGAAGTCCGTCATTTTGCTaataaaaaggttttttttagaattcgTTACGACAAGTATGAAATGTACTAGGTGtactttgaaaatttgtttcaaaattttatttctgaaTTCTGAACAAATCCCAGTGGGATCGGCAAGGTCGGAATCGGTCTGATTTCTGATAATTCTTCAATCTCTGAGAGCTCATGAATTTTTGaggatttatgtttttctgAGAATTTATCAATCTTTTTTATGAATCTGAGAATTTGAATTCGAATCTTTAAGGATCTCAGTGACCTAATTGAACTTTGATGATTCGTGATTTTTTGGCGATTTGCGAAACTCTGAGAATTAAAGAATCTTTGAGGAATAATGAATCCCTGAGAACACATCAATATTTTGAGAACCGAATCCTTATTTGAACAACTCCTCATTAAAgtttcattaagcacaacacgaCTAAATTTGTATTCTGCTTCGCGATTACTCCGCAACACGAATCAAACACGCAGTAAATGCAACTCAATTAGATAATTAAGATTGTATGTACTTTGAATGTTTGTACAGAGCATGGCTGTTTTGGTGAATTTGAATTCAAAAGAGCTACGCAACGCAAACACTTATGACTTTCCTCCTTTGGGCGGCGAAATCGTATCGAACGAATGTATGAATATTAATGAGCTACCTCTTTCTGCCGCTACTGTTACCATACGCAGCCgtatcaaaataatgaatggtAAGGTGTAGTAAGCATAAAACACCCTATTTCCCTTGCAGCATATAAGCGACTTGCAGCATAATCATAATGCGCGTCTCGATGGCCATCGGTTTAGTGGACTGGAACACTGGTGGCTGGTTGGCTCACGGGGTAAAATCGGCaccgtttgtttttggacCAGCCGAAAGGGTGTCATCATCCTTCGAGCGGAATGGAATGCACAATTACCAAAAAGCACTGTTTTTCGGTCcatttgtggaaaaaaatgggGATTTTTCCGTTTAGAAAGGTAGAGCAAAGCGTATGATTATGGGGAGGGATGGATGCATGAGAAACTCCATGCGTTTATGATTATCTAAACGGAGGTGTTTTATCAATCATTAAAACACGTATCAATTAGTATGTTTCGAAGCTAATAGGGGTTGATCTTTGATTATAtggtaaacaatttaaacacgCTTAGAATAGCTTTTGGCGTGCTTTTAAACATCTCGATCAGCCGTTGatacattcaatttttttccaattttgatttaaattatgcGTATCGTTGCGTACCGTTGAGAAATAGGTTatgcatttttccaatttcttccttttccccCACACCACCCGCCACCCCTATCACTGTTCTCTATCTCAAACGAGGTCAAAAGTCATCATTGGGACACAAAACTGGACAAACAAGGCAAGGCGCGAGATGTTTTGGGGGATGTTTCCCCGATACGGCCGGGTGTGGTGGAGGTCCCCGGGGTGCGTTTTTGTATGACGCGGAATAAAGCGGATTTTCTTGTCAAGCCGCATTTTCTtccaacacactcacacacacacatacaaaaacaccCTCATCGGGTGGCAACCGGTTAGGACGAGCGCGTGTAGCGCAAAGCGCGTTCTATTATATTTTCGCTTTCATCGCGGTAAATCGCAAAACCCACTCCCCGTGGGGCCCCCGGTGGTCCCGGGCGGTGGGACGACACGGAGTGGTGCCGTGGGGTGTTGTGCCGGGGATGGCAGGGAACGATGCAATGAATGATGCAAACTATGCGCCAGTGTCTAACGGGATCGCATGCgaaatgttttcttcgctATCGCGCGACCGCGCGCGCATTTTCCCCGTTCTTCCCTCTCTCACtctatctctttttctttcacctAGGATAAGAAGCTTTCCTTTTCTCGATCATCCGCATGATCCTCTTTCTCGGCACGGGTTCGCTTGCTGGTTTAGTGGTTGGTTTCATTACGAGCGACTTTGACCCAGCCTCGGACTTGGCTTTCACTATTTTTGCCCGTGTGCGGCGTTCGGCAGCCAGGAGGCCTTTTTGTCACGCTGATTCGCAGTGACAATTTATGCCAGCACAACCGTCCAGCCTTCCACCAACCATCGGTGTACGGGCCACCAACAAAGCAATAAACCACAAGGACATCCGTTTGCACCCCGATACCGGAGGCGTAGTATCGATCGCCGGCTGTGCTTCCTTCCTACTTCAATGGTTAATAATTAAACCACCCTCGCGCATGTTCGCACTTCGTTTTGCTCCTTCAACCCGGCCGCCGGATGAAAGCACTAAAAGCACCAAACCGCGCAACCAACCGAGCGGACCCAACAACGTTGGTCCACGTCTAACGTGCCGTGTGTATGTGACGAAAAATGActagcacacaaaaaaaaagctagacTTCACCAGCCGAAATAAAAcagattttaaaattttaaagttgcAATCAAatgaatcgaaacgaaacgaaaacatccactcgttttttttttgggcgcTTTGGCGAGAAGGCCAACCTTGGACGCA
This region of Anopheles marshallii chromosome 2, idAnoMarsDA_429_01, whole genome shotgun sequence genomic DNA includes:
- the LOC128708066 gene encoding G protein-activated inward rectifier potassium channel 3-like, whose amino-acid sequence is MRDLPKLRLPDDVESGVLLTIDDGGRVDNRPMANNCSPSILTPGSSSSLRSPFRFDSMRSSGRRPGPPFYRPGFKKPRKRAVFKNGYCNVSATKAPHQRLRFLQDIFTTLVDAQWRWTLLVFALGFVGSWVTFAGLYWLISYTHGDFEEHHLPPFQVDNGWTPCISNLYSFTSCFLFSLETQHTIGYGSRAMEEECPEAVFVMTLQSVHGVMVQAFLAGIVFAKMTRSKRRAQTLLFSKNAVLSLRDGELCLMFRIGDMRKSHIIGANIRAQLIRTKVSNEREVMPQYRTELELTSDDCSSDVFFLWPQIVVHRIDERSPLYGYSAEDFLLERFEIVVVLEGTVESTGQTTQARTSYVNTEILWGQRFEPVLVYNSDIESYEIDFSKFNETVVQDTPRCSAKELKECGKLPLRGRSCDPLVGPALRLSHVELQSERNNPHFLFPVFDRRRSRSSTEL
- the LOC128709210 gene encoding sal-like protein 1, with translation MLTDPKMRSTLGLMGSDGTAIKQELIDPLEATVHSNHHHHHHHPTLEERLRLDTKSLPHNELPGEPLGNGLGGPGSCPRPGVLLYPTQTTQNKQPLQGFDQIWGPSRSDMNQRLHTSVGGMSHYWPPYDSQPACPTPTTPGDPPQDAPGPDGQIYTLTVLHESPEHGIVWSDTNALESPVPLAPDITEPNAAYESAVDCFNFDNANYDLADYYTAKPSVQPHHQQQQSAVSLMGSSSAPSIGDHLAQPATAISLHNTVEGLLNEIQLSSFGDRSSMGPGSDITLQSSGHSLYNEPSSYLYDGFSVTDSSSTTHHQQAMLPTLPESSTALTTPTTSSITIAGKLDTNNNSSSCPLAELNPLPSNQINSNNGTSSSSSSSSSSSSSSSSSDSTTAGGNGGQKRGRSLHYCSICSKAFKDKYSVNVHVRVHTGEKPFSCYLCGKSFRQKAHLEKHYQTHLHQKNLTKRPKPLKVKQETQHQQLQLQQALEQHLQQEPDPGLLLSPVKVIGNC